In Ferviditalea candida, the DNA window TCTGGCTTCTGCAAATTGATTGTTTCTTACCTCCAGCAGTACGGTGCAATCCCGCTGCACGATCAGCGGACGGCTGTCATCAAACATCGAATGTCCTCCAATTACCGTTTTTCTCCTCTATAGTATGAAGGTTTGCGAAAGGAATTAAACATGGTTTGATTGGTAAGTTGGAGTGGCCGCAATTTGCATAAGCCAGAAAGTCATCGTTTCAGTTCGTTATCTTTTTAGGAATTTCATTTAGCGGTTTGCCTGCTTTATAGTAAAGAGCCGGTGAAAGTATCACAAAAAAGACATGTGCGTTATAGTCGTATTCACTTAACACAGAATTGGAAAATTCCTCTGCGATCCGCGGTGAAATTTTTTCAATGAGATTTTTTTTCAAGGCCTTTAAATCGTAAGAACGGCATCCTGATCTCCCCTCTTTAATGGGCAGATCCGACATAATCGACATGCTTCAGATGCTTCTGATTGAGCCCGATAAACAGTACCGCTGCCATGACAAAGCCCGCGCCGACGATGAACGGAACATGCGGATTGAACCACTCGGCCAGTTTGCCTGCCAAAAATGGAGCCACAGCCGCGCCAATGAAACGCAGGAAGCTGTAAGCGGCGGATGCGGTCGAGCGCTCGACCGGGGCGGCATTCATAACGGCTGTTGTAATCAGCGTATTGTTATTTCCCAATAGAGCTCCCGCGCCGATAACGGCCGCAATAACCACCCAATGTATCGACGTCCAGATGCCCATCGCCAACAGGACAAGACCGAACAAAAACAACATCACGCGTATGGATTTAATCGTTCCGAACTTCTGCTGCAGCTTCGGCGCCATGAACACAGACGTGACAGCCAGCAAAATACCCCAGCCAAGGAAGACATAACCCAAGCCATGCTCATCCAGATTCATGACGAAAGGCGCGTATGCCAATAAAGTGAAAAAACCGAAATTGTACAGGCAAGCCGCAAGACCGAAAACGACAAGAGAACGGTGCGTCATCGCGCGGAAAGGATCGAGCAAGGAGGTCTTGGATCGTGTAGAAGATTGCATGTTGGATTTCGGCATCCATTGGACCAGTCCGACAAAAGCGATAACCATCAGCGAAGCGACGCCGAGAAACGGCCCTCTCCAGGAAATGGAGCCGAGTTCTCCGCCGAGCAGCGGACCTACCGAGATGCCGAGCCCGATCGCCGCTTCATATAAAATGACTGCTTGAGCGGTGCCGGATTTGGATAAGGAAACAATCGCGGATAGAGCGGTCGCAACAAACAGTGCGTTGCCGAGTCCCCAGCCCCCCCGAAGCAGGACAAGCTTCCAAATGCCATTGGAAAACCCGCTGAGGGCCGAGAATAAAGCAATGATCATGATGCCTGCAAGCAGCGTCCGCTTGATCCCGATTCTGGACGAAATCGCGCCGGTGACCAGCATGGCTATTGCCATGACGGCATTATAGCTGGTGAACAGCAGGGTAACCTCACTCGGCGAGGCTTCGAGGTTTTTGGCGATAGCCGGCAGAATCGGATCGACAAGGCCAAGTCCCATGAATGCGATCACACAAGCAAAAAAAACGGCCCAAACGGCCCTGGGTTGCTTAAAAAAAATTTCCTTTTGTTGAATAGATGAAATTGATGGAGAAGCCGGTGATTTGATTGGTTTTGATGTCGATGTTGTCATACTCGCACTCCTTTAAATTGTATATATTTTTCTGATCCTATGCTCGATGAACTTCTCGATAATCGGACCGTTTCGTTTTCCTTCACCTTATACACCTGGTCGATCATAATTTCATAGGCTTGCATAAATGATCTTCCTTTCATGTATTTGACTTTTTGAAAAATAAAGTTGTATTATGAAACTATATAATTGTATTATACAATTATAATGCGGGGTGTCAATTGTTTTCGTTCCCTTGTATGTTACCTTGGGCTAAAAATGAAAGAAATGAAAAAGGGGGTGCGGATTATGCACGAGCATTCAATGGAAACCATTGAAATCGAATTGGCAATTCTTGCGCGACGGCTTACATCGAACGATAAAAAGGTCGGGAATCTCGACAGGTCCGCGTATTTGCTGCTCCATCAAATATCCGCTCACGGATCCGCCGGAGTTAAGGCTTTAGCGGAAGAGTTTCATCTGGATATATCCACGGTGAGCAGACAAACGGCGGCTTTGGAGCAGAAAGGATATGCCCGCAAAATACCGGATCCCTCGGACGGCAGGGCATACTCCCTTGAAATCACGGACAAAGGTGCCAAGCAATTGCACCAGTATAAGCAAGCGCGCATGGCCCGTGTAAAAGAACTGCTGAAGCATTGGAGCGAAGACGAACGGCAGCTTTTCGGAAATTTGTTGACTAAATTCAACCGCACTTTCATTGACTAAGACGCAAAAAAAGCGAAAACCGGTTCCAGCCAGCTCCCGCTTCCTATAGATGTGCAGATTGCCCCGCTATTCGACTCATCTGCGCCTGAGTCAGCGCAGACTATTTAGAATCCTCGGCTTCCTGCGCGCCGTTTTTGTTTTGCTCCGCCAATGCTTCTTCCATCACTTCCATGTAAGCTCTGCGCGATTTCTCCAGATGGATCTTGGTTAAATACTCCGCCAACTCGGTTTCCTTTCGCTGAACGGCTTGCAGAACCTCCAGATGCTCTTTCATCGACTCCTTCATCCGTCCCGGAATCTCATACCCGGTATTAGCGAAAGCACGGATATATTCCTGCAGCCCTTGAATGATCTCCGACAGCTTCGGACTGTTGGCGGTCTTGAACAAGGTGTCGTAAATCTCCATATGCATTATGGAAGCATCCGCCGGCTGTCCGTCCAAGAACGCTTCGATCTTTTCAATCAGCTTGGAAAAGGCCTGCAGACTGTCGGCGTTAAGCTTTTGAATGGCCAGCTTCACAGCCAGCACCTGCAGCGCCGAAAGAATCGTGAAGACCTCCATCACCATTTCAAAGGAAATTTCCGACACAATGACGCCTTTACGCGGAACCGTTTTCACTAATCCCTGCGACTCTAAACGGAACAGCGCCTCTCTGATGGGTGTTCGGCTAATTTTCAATTTATCGGCAAGCTCCCGCTCGATCAATCTTTCCCCTGAACCGTACTCCCCGTTCAATATCGCATTTTTCAGGTAATTGTATACTTTGTCCCGAATCGGGACGAGATCCTCTTCAACCCATAGATTTTGTTCCGTACTGTCTATTGCCATGCAGCGGCTCCTCCTTACAAACATGTGCGGTGGTCTGTGCTTCCATTCTAACCTGAATCCAAGCCGTAATGCAAATCTGTAAATATTGATAATTGAATGAAGAAGCTTGGCGTCGGAAAGACTTATTCCATATCTGCAGTTTCCGAGATCGGATTCCCGCTGCTGTCTTTTACGGGAATCCATTTTTTGGAAAATCCTCCCACCACAACAGCAATCGTCACAAGAATCGGGAGCATCCAATGCCAGATTTGCCCGCGAAACAGACCGCCCAATTTTTCGTCATTCACAAAGATACCGCCTGCTGTAAAAGCCAAAATCCCCGATCCGAGATACATCAACAACGGAAATTTCAGCAGCAGCTTGACAATCATCCCGCTGCCCCAAATGATCAGCGGTATACTTAATCCCACTCCTAAGATGATCAGTATGTAACGTCCCTCTGCAACAGCGGCAATCCCCAGCACATTGTCCAAGCTCATGATAAAATCGGCAACGATGATTGTCCAAACCGCGCTGAACAAAGTACCGGCTTGTTTGATATCCGCATGCCCCCCATCGTCGGACAGCAGCTTGAAAGCAATGTACATCAGAAGCAATGCTCCGGCGGATTGAATATATGGAATTTGCAATACCATGACCGCCGCCACAGTCAGGATGATCCGGAGCGCCACCGCGCCGAACGCCCCCCACCAGATCGCCTGCTTCCTCTGCTTTGCCGGAAGATTCTTGCTGGCCATGGCGATGACGACAGCATTATCGCCGCTGAGAACGATATTGATCAGCATGATTTCCAAAAATAAGATTGCGCTTTCCAGCAAAACGAAATCACTCCTCTAATCCTCATGAGAAAAACCCGCCTTCTGTAATCAAGGCAGGTTTTCCGTTATCGTTTATCCAAGCTGTTTTTCCCAGAACTCCCGCAGTTTCTTATTTTCCTTCACCTGCACGTTGGGGTCCCAAGTAATCGTCACATCTCCGCGGGTAAAGGTTTGACAAGCGAGACGGTAGCCTTTGTGCACTTTGTCTTCCAAATGCTTGATCTCCGCTTTTTTGATTTCCGTCAGATTTTCCGCGCCTTCTTCAATAAATACCTTGCAGGTTCCACAGAATCCTCCTCCGCATTTATATGGGACTCCCATTTCGTAGCGGATGGACGTTCTCAGCAGATTCGTATCTTCACCGTCCACGCAGGTTACTTGTTTATCCGAAGTTTTGTAATGCATGGTTCCCATTATCGAATTCCTCCCAAGTTTTTGAATTCTTGTTCTCCAAACGACAACTTACTCACAGAGACGAACCAACGCTTCAACCTCCACTGCCGCTCCCCCGGGCAGTGAAACGACGCCCAGTGCGCAGCGAGCGTGCTTTCCCCGTTCTCCCAAAACGTCCAAAAGAATATCCGAAGCGCCGTTAATCACAAATGGATGCTGTGTGAACGTATCCTCGCAAGCAACATAGCCGGTCAATTTGACCATTTGCTCAATTCGGTCCAAGCTGCCGATTGATGCTTGAATCTGAGCAAGAATAATTTGCCCGCACAGCCTCGCTGCCTGATAGGCTTCTTCAGCGGTCAAATCTCTGCCCACTTTGCCGCGGTACAGCAGGATTCCGTCTCTTTTCGGCGTTACACCGCTGATATAGAGCAGATTCCCCGATAAAACGGCCGGCTCATAATGTCCCGCGGGCTTCGAGGGGGCAGCCGTTTCGGAGAGCCATCCCCCTCGCGCTTTGGACTCGGTTATGGCAGATCGGTTGTGATTCCTCGTCATCATACATCCTCCCCTGCCCTTCAATATGAATTAAGATAAAAATACCGCTCCGTACGTTAACGCGCCGGCCACAGCAAGAGCGGGATGCACTTTGGTCCGCTGCATGATCCAAAAACTGACGATCGCGATTACTGCAGTCTGAAGAAAGCCGATGTGTTCCCAGGAATGGGCAAAAAACTGATAGGCCAAAATCCCCAGCATTACGGCAATGACCGGCTGGACACCGCGGGTAAGCGATTTGAGCGTATTCGATTCTTTGAAAGCGTTGACGAATTTATACAACAGCACCATCGCGGCGGCTGATGGCAGGATGGTGGCCAGAAGGGCGATGATCGCGCCGGTGACACCGGCCATTTTGTAGCCGATAAAGCCTGCCATCTTGGTGGCAATCGGTCCCGGCAGCGCATTGCCCAACGCCAGCACATCCCCGAATTCCTGAAGAGTCAGCCAATGATAATGATCGACCACCTCGGTTTGAATTAAAGGGATGGTTGATGGACCTCCGCCGTAGCCCAGTAAATTTGTGATGAAAAATGCCCAGAAAATTTGCAGCCACATCATTTCAGCGTTTCACCGCCCTTGACTTGGCGATACACTTTGCGGCTCACGGCATTTTTGCCGAGAGCAAACGCCAGGAACAGCAGGATTACGAGAGCGGGGTGAATATCCAGCAACTGAAGCGCGATCAAAGCTGCGGCAATGTAGCCAAATCCTCCTGACCATCCGAACGCTTTTTTCGTTTTCCCGAAAAATTCGTTGGCCATTAACGCCAACATCACGCCGATAACCGGACTGATTGCGGAGACCATTCCCTCCACCACAGGCGAATTTTTCATCGAGTGCAAAAGCGCCAGCAGGGCGATCATCGCAATGGCGCTTGGGATAATATGCGCCAAAATCGCGACAACCGCTCCTAAAATTCCCTTGACGCGATAACCGATATAGGCCGCCATCTTGGTGGCGATCGGTCCGGGCAAAGCGTTGGCCATCGCCAGCAGCTCTCCGAATTCCTCATCATCCATCCATTTATAATTCTGCACGGTTTCATACCGGAAGAGCGGGATAACCGATGGGCCTCCACCGTAGCCCAATACTCCCGCGCGCATAAAACCGAACACGATCTGTTTATAAGACAAGGGCAGTTTCCTCCCAAGAATTGTTCATCTTCTTATTCCATCGCCAAGCGGCATCGCCGGGAGCATACTCTGGGCGCTATTTTTTGATGTTGGCTTCCGCGATAACCTCATAACCGGCTTCGGACAAATGCTCTTTTAACGCTTGCAGCGCGGCCGTACCGACGGCAATATCCTGCTCGCCGTTTCCTCCGCTGATTCCCACGCCGCCGATTACTTCCCCGTTCACCACAATCGGGAAGCCTCCGACAAACACGGCAAATTTTCCGGGAAACATGAGCTGTATTCCATACGCCTCATTATTGGGAAGCGCCGGACCGTTGGGCGGCGTGTTGAACAGATGCGTGGAGCGTTTATGTCCCGCTGCCGTAAACGCTTTGGCTATGGATATCTCAGGCCCCGTGATTCTGGCGCCGTCCATTCGTTCGAGCGCGATCAGATAGCCGCCGTCGTCAACAATGGCAATTGTTTCCGGGACATTGATTTCTCTCGCCTTGGCGAGGCCAGCTTCAATCATCAGCTTGGCTTCTTTCAATTCCAGTCTTAACGCTTGCTTCATGGTCCAAATTCTCCTTTGATCCGTTTTAATATCCCAAATAAACCATTTTGATCTGTGTGAAAAATTCCAGGCCGACCCGTCCGGATTCGCGGAAAGTCGATGTGCTCGAATTCTTAAGGCCGCCAAAAGGCGCATTGATCAAATTGCCGGTCGTCGTCCTGTTCACTTTGACGGTCCCGGATTGAATTCGTTTGGCAAAACGGGATGCCGTCGCGATGTCCTTCGTTACAATCGATGCCGACAGGCCGTATTCCACATCGTTGGCCACTCGTATGGCTTCCTCAAAGCTATCCACGGTAAGAACAGAAATGACCGGACCGAAGATCTCTTCCTGGGCAATTCTCATATTCGGTGCGACATCGGTAAACACTGCCGGTTGGAGATAATAGCCTTTTTCGTAAAGCTCTCCCTCTGGGCGCATCCCGCCGATCTGCAGCTTGGCGCCTTCCTCCTGGCCGATTCTGACATATTCGGAAACCGTTTTAAACTGCCTTTCATTTGCCAGCGGACCGACTTCCACGCTTTCGTCCAAGCCGTTGCCGATTTTCAGCTGCTTGGTTTTTTCGACCAGCTTGGAAACGAATTCGTCAGCCTTCGCGCGCATCACAATCACTCGACTTGTACCTGTGCAAGCTTGACCGGACAAATCGAATCCGCCTTTAATCGTCAGATTGACAGCCAAGTCGATATCCCCGTCTTCCATAACGATGATCGGATTTTTCCCGCCAAGCTCCATTTGCGTTCTTGTTGTCAGAGAAACTTTGTTCTGAATCGCTCTTCCCGTTTCCGTGGAGCCGGTAAACGTAATCGCCTTGATGGCCGGATCGGTCGCCAAAGGATCGCCCAACTGAGAGCCGGATCCGGTGACGAAGTTCAGAACACCTGCGGGCAAGCCCGCTTCTACCAAAGCCTCGACAAGCCGCAGTGCGATCAACGGAGTTTCCGAGGCAGGCTTGAACACAACGGTATTCCCCGTGATCAACGCAGGGGCAATTTTCCTCGAAGGGATGGAAATCGGAAAGTTCCAAGGTGTTATAACCGAAACGACACCCAACGGTTCACGAATGCTGTAAACCACGGAATTCGCATCATCGACCGGATAAGTTTCCCCGCCGAAGCTCAGTCCTTCCTCCGCATAAAAGCGAAAGGTGGCCGCAGAGCGTTTGATTTCTGCACGGGCCAAAAAGATGATTTTGCCTTCTTCTCTGGTCAATTCCTCGGCATACTGCTCAACGCGGTTTTCCAGCAAGGAAGCCGCTTTTTTCAAAATTTCCGCTCTTTTGGACGGCGCCGTATTGGACCAGCTCTCAAAAGCAGCCTCAGCCGCACGGATCGCCCTGATCGCGTCCTCCGTCGTGCCTGCAGGAAATCTGCCTACAACGTCCGTTATATCGGCTGGATTGACGCTGTCGAATGTTTTTCCGTTCGAGGATTCGGTCCATTGTCCGTCAATCAGCATGGAAAATGTTTTCACTTCCGTTTTTAACATTCCGGCTCATTTCCTTTCTTTCTTCGACTCATATTACGGACTAACCTGTATTTGCAAGAACGGCAGTCTCCCGCTGATCATCCGAGACACTGCCGTTCTCATTTCAATTGATATTGAATCTTACGCCTGGACTTTTGCTTCCAGATCCTGCTTGACATATGCGTCGTACAAGCCTTGCATGTAGCTCCAGCGCATCTCGGCGCCTTGACGGATGAACTTCAGGCAGCGCTCTTGCAGTTCCGGTGTATTCGCATGCTCCAATACGATCTGATAGCCGCGTTCGCCGTGGATTTCATCGGATACGATATGAAGATCGAAGAACTCAACTTCCTCTTCAGTGAATCCATATTTTTCTTTAAGCGGCGGCAGCTGTTTGCGGTAAATGGCCGGAACCTGGGATTCCAGTCCGACAACCAAAGCTGCAGTGGCAACAACAAAATGCTCGCGGATGGCAACCGCATAACACCAGGACTGAAGTCCTCTGGTCGTAGCCAGCATGTGATCAGGATTCGTTACGTTCGCTTCCGTCGTACCGCAAGCTTCTGCAAAACGGATCAGCAAATCGGTATGCCGAACATCCGCTAATTCTTCTTCGTACATATTCTGAAGAGTAAAGTCTTTCGCATCGGTGTACTGATCCGGAATGTTCGCATAAATATAAGCCAGATAATCAGCAAAAGGCCCTACATAATGATAGTGGTTTTCCGCCCAGCGGGCAAAATGACTGCGCTCCAATTTCCCTTCAGCCCATGCAACGCTAAACGGGGAAGCTTGAGAGTGCACACCTTTGATGGCTTCTTCCATCTGTTTGCGAAATTCTTCGCGCGACAACAATTCCATTCTTGTTTCCTCCCTGTTAATAAAGTTCGGTGGATCTGCAGCCGTCAAACAAAATAATCCGGAAACACCATCGATGATTTCAATTAATTAGAATACTAAATATTGTATACCGTTAATTTGTTTGACGGACTGCAAAACCCGAAGTGTAACTGCTTTCATTTAAGCACAGCGAGCTCTCGTTTGATCACAATTAAACTGTACTTGAAGCAGAATAAAATGTCAATATGTTTTTTGTATTTGGTATACCAAAAATTATTTTGAACAAAAACCTGTGGATTTACCTCCTGTTTATATGCTTACCAGATTATAACCGCCAAAATTGTCGAGATCACAAGACCCGCGATGACAGGGATCATATTTTTCCTTGCCAAATCAATTACGTTGACGCCTGAAAAGCCGGCCACGGCAACAAGGGATGACCAAGCAACAATTGTGCCTCCGCCTGTCC includes these proteins:
- a CDS encoding chromate transporter, with the translated sequence MSYKQIVFGFMRAGVLGYGGGPSVIPLFRYETVQNYKWMDDEEFGELLAMANALPGPIATKMAAYIGYRVKGILGAVVAILAHIIPSAIAMIALLALLHSMKNSPVVEGMVSAISPVIGVMLALMANEFFGKTKKAFGWSGGFGYIAAALIALQLLDIHPALVILLFLAFALGKNAVSRKVYRQVKGGETLK
- a CDS encoding aldehyde dehydrogenase family protein is translated as MLKTEVKTFSMLIDGQWTESSNGKTFDSVNPADITDVVGRFPAGTTEDAIRAIRAAEAAFESWSNTAPSKRAEILKKAASLLENRVEQYAEELTREEGKIIFLARAEIKRSAATFRFYAEEGLSFGGETYPVDDANSVVYSIREPLGVVSVITPWNFPISIPSRKIAPALITGNTVVFKPASETPLIALRLVEALVEAGLPAGVLNFVTGSGSQLGDPLATDPAIKAITFTGSTETGRAIQNKVSLTTRTQMELGGKNPIIVMEDGDIDLAVNLTIKGGFDLSGQACTGTSRVIVMRAKADEFVSKLVEKTKQLKIGNGLDESVEVGPLANERQFKTVSEYVRIGQEEGAKLQIGGMRPEGELYEKGYYLQPAVFTDVAPNMRIAQEEIFGPVISVLTVDSFEEAIRVANDVEYGLSASIVTKDIATASRFAKRIQSGTVKVNRTTTGNLINAPFGGLKNSSTSTFRESGRVGLEFFTQIKMVYLGY
- a CDS encoding GntR family transcriptional regulator, whose amino-acid sequence is MAIDSTEQNLWVEEDLVPIRDKVYNYLKNAILNGEYGSGERLIERELADKLKISRTPIREALFRLESQGLVKTVPRKGVIVSEISFEMVMEVFTILSALQVLAVKLAIQKLNADSLQAFSKLIEKIEAFLDGQPADASIMHMEIYDTLFKTANSPKLSEIIQGLQEYIRAFANTGYEIPGRMKESMKEHLEVLQAVQRKETELAEYLTKIHLEKSRRAYMEVMEEALAEQNKNGAQEAEDSK
- a CDS encoding RidA family protein; translation: MTRNHNRSAITESKARGGWLSETAAPSKPAGHYEPAVLSGNLLYISGVTPKRDGILLYRGKVGRDLTAEEAYQAARLCGQIILAQIQASIGSLDRIEQMVKLTGYVACEDTFTQHPFVINGASDILLDVLGERGKHARCALGVVSLPGGAAVEVEALVRLCE
- a CDS encoding GlcG/HbpS family heme-binding protein, with translation MKQALRLELKEAKLMIEAGLAKAREINVPETIAIVDDGGYLIALERMDGARITGPEISIAKAFTAAGHKRSTHLFNTPPNGPALPNNEAYGIQLMFPGKFAVFVGGFPIVVNGEVIGGVGISGGNGEQDIAVGTAALQALKEHLSEAGYEVIAEANIKK
- a CDS encoding TerC family protein; translated protein: MLESAILFLEIMLINIVLSGDNAVVIAMASKNLPAKQRKQAIWWGAFGAVALRIILTVAAVMVLQIPYIQSAGALLLMYIAFKLLSDDGGHADIKQAGTLFSAVWTIIVADFIMSLDNVLGIAAVAEGRYILIILGVGLSIPLIIWGSGMIVKLLLKFPLLMYLGSGILAFTAGGIFVNDEKLGGLFRGQIWHWMLPILVTIAVVVGGFSKKWIPVKDSSGNPISETADME
- a CDS encoding MarR family winged helix-turn-helix transcriptional regulator, whose protein sequence is MHEHSMETIEIELAILARRLTSNDKKVGNLDRSAYLLLHQISAHGSAGVKALAEEFHLDISTVSRQTAALEQKGYARKIPDPSDGRAYSLEITDKGAKQLHQYKQARMARVKELLKHWSEDERQLFGNLLTKFNRTFID
- a CDS encoding MFS transporter — encoded protein: MTTSTSKPIKSPASPSISSIQQKEIFFKQPRAVWAVFFACVIAFMGLGLVDPILPAIAKNLEASPSEVTLLFTSYNAVMAIAMLVTGAISSRIGIKRTLLAGIMIIALFSALSGFSNGIWKLVLLRGGWGLGNALFVATALSAIVSLSKSGTAQAVILYEAAIGLGISVGPLLGGELGSISWRGPFLGVASLMVIAFVGLVQWMPKSNMQSSTRSKTSLLDPFRAMTHRSLVVFGLAACLYNFGFFTLLAYAPFVMNLDEHGLGYVFLGWGILLAVTSVFMAPKLQQKFGTIKSIRVMLFLFGLVLLAMGIWTSIHWVVIAAVIGAGALLGNNNTLITTAVMNAAPVERSTASAAYSFLRFIGAAVAPFLAGKLAEWFNPHVPFIVGAGFVMAAVLFIGLNQKHLKHVDYVGSAH
- a CDS encoding 2Fe-2S iron-sulfur cluster-binding protein, which encodes MGTMHYKTSDKQVTCVDGEDTNLLRTSIRYEMGVPYKCGGGFCGTCKVFIEEGAENLTEIKKAEIKHLEDKVHKGYRLACQTFTRGDVTITWDPNVQVKENKKLREFWEKQLG
- a CDS encoding chromate transporter produces the protein MMWLQIFWAFFITNLLGYGGGPSTIPLIQTEVVDHYHWLTLQEFGDVLALGNALPGPIATKMAGFIGYKMAGVTGAIIALLATILPSAAAMVLLYKFVNAFKESNTLKSLTRGVQPVIAVMLGILAYQFFAHSWEHIGFLQTAVIAIVSFWIMQRTKVHPALAVAGALTYGAVFLS
- a CDS encoding TenA family transcriptional regulator, translating into MELLSREEFRKQMEEAIKGVHSQASPFSVAWAEGKLERSHFARWAENHYHYVGPFADYLAYIYANIPDQYTDAKDFTLQNMYEEELADVRHTDLLIRFAEACGTTEANVTNPDHMLATTRGLQSWCYAVAIREHFVVATAALVVGLESQVPAIYRKQLPPLKEKYGFTEEEVEFFDLHIVSDEIHGERGYQIVLEHANTPELQERCLKFIRQGAEMRWSYMQGLYDAYVKQDLEAKVQA